A single genomic interval of Armigeres subalbatus isolate Guangzhou_Male chromosome 1, GZ_Asu_2, whole genome shotgun sequence harbors:
- the LOC134205149 gene encoding zinc finger protein 37-like, which produces MDSVCCRLCGYNSPDLIDIFDEQGTNAEYARKIGRYLYLLVTLHDDLSKSICWMCSQQLDSFHRFHEKINEIQQRLLQDRYLEYVIEAHHVEGEIEIVETIEDVEMEKEDFPLESDTSVRHQEETVEVQVIESQSQLENEKHEVDNELTVHLIPDVDQEDSFLVVKSEAETNVPKQAVLEQPPLFSVDSSISDVQIYEIRRKLDVSEDEIRTEEEDDIVLEEKMPLRRSRRARDEKSQSKKNAHSDIELTIEEENINRQNESPIRKSQSDVILVHLDREDEDLMPKRKTPLRKSRRVKESNLKKDVNPNTDLSLEKANVRQKKLRPIKKSQSGVISNHLDRECEEHSEGESGDDFPARDSDNEEWPAADSMEKFPTTLLRDGLLLVKGRLLMSMINQFYNLQCDMCNEKPVRFKTLSEMFSHYELSHGQAGYITCCQTKIHRYPGIIMHMARHIQPEAFKCDICGYMVTRPRFLSSHRQTHLPDDEKPFACEQCPKRFCWKRALQIHENSHKSPDERVVYVCPVCEKPYDTPGGLSSHKRKAHLTPSVAKVPHVCEICANNFATASGLKEHMNTIHQPREKGLLQCTECSKWLMNQRCLKIHMQLHRKEDFTCDSCDYRTKKASLLKRHNITRHQKERPFACDQCDKTFKHKRLLTVHKSTKHTENTPGFKCPFCDRSFKSSTNFYTHRKNRHPNELAAMKEQAEAEKKLQRIKAGIEPDDIPLAEESTITTAPDGTRIITINSRNSNLHDSMNGMIVLDITEGVIGVQSNK; this is translated from the exons ATGGATAGTGTTTGTTGTCGTTTATGTGGCTACAATTCGCCTGACCTCATCGACATCTTCGATGAGCAAGGCACCAACGCAGAATATGCTCGGAAAATCGGTCGCTATCTTTACCTCCTGGTGACGCTACACGATGATCTCTCGAAATCGATCTGCTGGATGTGTTCGCAACAGCTGGATTCGTTTCACCGGTTCCACGAAAAGATCAATGAAATCCAGCAGCGGCTTCTGCAGGATCGCTACCTCGAGTATGTGATCGAAGCGCATCATGTGGAGGGCGAGATTGAAATCGTTGAAACGATAGAAGACGTGGAAATGGAAAAGGAAGACTTCCCGTTGGAATCGGATACGTCCGTTAGACATCAGGAAGAAACCGTTGAAGTTCAGGTAATCGAATCTCAATCTCAACTGGAGAATGAAAAGCATGAAGTCGACAATGAGCTAACAGTGCATTTGATACCGGATGTTGATCAAGAAGATTCTTTCTTGGTGGTTAAATCCGAAGCGGAAACAAATGTACCGAAGCAGGCAGTATTGGAACAACCACCACTATTCAGTGTGGATAGTTCTATCTCAGATGTGCAGATATATGAAATACGTAGGAAACTTGATGTTTCGGAAGACGAAATCAGGACAGAGGAAGAAGATGATATTGTACTGGAAGAAAAGATGCCTCTGAGAAGAAGTCGTAGGGCTCGAGATGAGAAATCGCAATCTAAAAAGAATGCACATTCTGATATTGAGCTAAcgatagaagaagaaaatataAACAGACAGAATGAAAGTCCAATAAGAAAGTCACAGTCTGATGTGATATTGGTCCATTTGGATAGAGAAGACGAGGACCTAATGCCGAAACGAAAGACACCTCTGAGAAAAAGCCGCAGAGTAAAAGAATCGAATCTCAAAAAGGATGTGAATCCAAATACTGATCTATCGTTAGAAAAGGCCAATGTGCGCCAGAAAAAACTAAGACCAATAAAAAAGTCACAGTCTGGTGTAATATCTAACCACTTGGATCGAGAATGCGAAGAGCACAGCGAAGGTGAAAGTGGGGATGATTTCCCCGCTCGGGATTCAGATAATGAAGAATGGCCTGCCGCAGATTCCATGGAAAAGTTTCCAACCACGTTGCTCAGAGATGGACTTTTGCTGGTGAAGGGTAGATTACTGATGAGCATGATCAACCA GTTTTACAATTTACAATGTGACATGTGCAATGAAAAGCCGGTTAGGTTCAA AACGCTTTCCGAGATGTTTTCGCATTACGAATTGAGCCATGGTCAAGCAGGATACATCACCTGTTGTCAAACAAAGATTCATCGTTATCCTGGAATAATTATGCATATGGCACGACATATTCAACCTGAAGCATTCAA ATGTGACATCTGCGGATATATGGTTACCCGGCCTAGGTTTTTATCATCTCACCGACAGACCCATCTGCCTGATGATGAAAAACCATTTGCTTGTGAACAATGTCCGAAGAGGTTCTGTTGGAAACGGGCACTGCAAATTCATGAGAATTCTCACAAATCTCCAGACGAGAGAGTCGTATATGTTTGCCCAGTGTGTGAAAAACC ATACGACACTCCAGGAGGACTTTCGTCTCATAAACGGAAAGCGCATCTAACGCCTTCTGTCGCCAAGGTCCCACACGTATGCGAAATTTGTGCGAACAATTTTGCCACTGCTTCCGGATTGAAGGAACATATGAACACTATTCATCAACCGCGAGAAAAGGGACTCCTCCAATGTACGGAGTGTTCCAAATGGCTGATGAACCAACGTTGTTTGAAAATCCACATGCAACTGCATCGAAAGGAAGATTTCACTTGCGACTCGTGCGATTACAGAACGAAAAAAGCTTCGCTTCTGAAGCGCCACAATATCACACGTCATCAGAAAGAGCGACCGTTTGCGTGCGATCAGTGTGATAAGACGTTCAAGCATAAACGCCTTCTAACCGTCCACAAGAGCACCAAGCACACGGAAAATACACCTGGTTTCAAATGCCCTTTCTGCGATCGAAGTTTCAAAAGTTCGACAAACTTTTACACCCACCGAAAGAACCGCCATCCGAACGAACTGGCAGCCATGAAAGAACAGGCGGAAGCGGAGAAGAAACTGCAACGCATCAAAGCCGGCATCGAACCGGACGATATTCCGCTGGCGGAGGAATCCACGATAACAACCGCTCCCGATGGAACGCGAATCAtcaccattaacagtcggaatagCAATTTGCATGATTCCATGAATGGCATGATTGTGTTGGATATTACCGAAGGAGTGATTGGGGTTCAGAGTAATAAATAA